In the Telopea speciosissima isolate NSW1024214 ecotype Mountain lineage chromosome 2, Tspe_v1, whole genome shotgun sequence genome, one interval contains:
- the LOC122651517 gene encoding protein STRICTOSIDINE SYNTHASE-LIKE 3-like codes for MTTAGILAALFLLIVALYCGIDPFKHSAISDFPDFEAYKVDLPPWSQLPTDKDTENLLQRSEIKFLNQVQGPESIAFDPLGRGPYTGVADGRIIFWNGESWTDFAYTSPNRSVLCSTKPSPLSYLKNEHICGRPLGLRFDKKTGEMFIADAYFGLMKVGPEGGLATSLATEAEGVPLGFTNDLDIDDEGNVYFTDSSTKYQRRNFMQLVFSAEDSGRVLKYDPITKETTVLVRSLQFPNGLSLSKDGSFFIFCEGSPGWLMRYWLKGEKEGTSEVFAVLPGIPDNVRTNENGEFWVALSRRRSLYSHICGLYPKLRKSLLKLPVTAKYQYLATIGGWPHAVVVKYSPEGKLVQILEDSQGKVVKSLSEVEEKDGKLWMGSVLMPFVAVYQLG; via the exons ATGACCACTGCTGGAATCTTAGCCGCTCTGTTCCTTCTCATTGTGGCTCTCTACTGTGGAATTGACCCTTTCAAGCACAGCGCCATCTCTGACTTCCCAGATTTTGAGGCTTACAAGGTGGATTTGCCTCCGTGGTCTCAGCTCCCCACCGACAAGGACACTGAAAATCTGTTGCAGAGATCCGAGATTAAGTTTCTGAACCAGGTCCAAGGTCCCGAAAGCATTGCTTTTGACCCTCTCGGTCGTGGTCCTTACACTGGAGTCGCTGACGGCCGGATTATTTTCTGGAACGGCGAGTCTTGGACCGATTTTGCTTATACTTCTCCCAACAG GTCAGTACTATGCAGCACAAAGCCATCACCTTTGAGTTACTTGAAGAACGAGCACATCTGCGGCCGGCCTTTGGGGCTTCGGTTTGACAAGAAAACAGGGGAAATGTTTATTGCCGATGCATATTTTGGGTTGATGAAAGTGGGGCCAGAAGGTGGGTTGGCAACATCACTTGCAACGGAGGCAGAAGGGGTGCCATTAGGATTCACAAATGACTTGGACATTGATGATGAAGGAAATGTTTATTTTACAGATAGTAGCACCAAATACCAGAGGAG GAACTTCATGCAGCTGGTTTTTTCTGCAGAGGATAGTGGGAGGGTCTTGAAGTATGATCCAATTACAAAGGAAACCACTGTCCTTGTTCGTAGCCTCCAATTTCCAAATGGTTTGTCCTTGAGCAAGGATGGatctttcttcatcttttgtgaAGGCTCCCCTGGCTG GTTAATGAGATATTGGCTGAAAGGCGAAAAAGAAGGGACATCAGAGGTATTTGCAGTCTTGCCTGGAATCCCAGACAATGTGCGAACCAATGAGAATGGTGAATTCTGGGTAGCACTTAGTCGCCGTCGTTCTTTGTACAGTCATATATGTGGACTCTACCCTAAACTCAGGAAATCCTTACTCAAGCTCCCTGTTACAGCCAAGTATCAGTATTTGGCAACCATTGGAGGTTGGCCTCATGCAGTGGTAGTCAAATACAGCCCTGAGGGGAAACTTGTGCAGATATTGGAGGACAGTCAAGGGAAGGTGGTGAAATCACTTAGTGAAGTTGAGGAAAAGGATGGAAAACTGTGGATGGGGAGTGTCTTGATGCCTTTTGTTGCAGTTTACCAGTTGGGATGA